The following proteins come from a genomic window of Sardina pilchardus chromosome 13, fSarPil1.1, whole genome shotgun sequence:
- the rnf7 gene encoding RING-box protein 2 — MAEMDDGDEPSLVHTHSGSSSGSKSSGDKMFSLKKWNAVAMWSWDVECDTCAICRVQVMDACLRCQAENKQEDCVVVWGECNHSFHNCCMSLWVKQNNRCPLCQQDWVVQRIGK; from the exons ATGGCGGAGATGGATGACGGTGACGAGCCGAGTTTGGTACACACGCACAGTGGATCATCATCTGGGTCAAAATCAAGTGGGGACAAGATGTTTTCTCTGAAGAAATGGAATGCTGTTGCCATGTGGAGCTGGGATGTCGAATGTGATACGTGTGCCATTTGTCGGGTTCAAGTTATGG ATGCGTGCTTGAGGTGTCAAGCAGAAAACAAGCAGGAGGACTGTGTTG tGGTGTGGGGGGAGTGCAACcactctttccacaactgttgcATGTCCCTGTGGGTGAAACAGAACAATCGCTGCCCACTGTGCCAGCAGGACTGGGTGGTGCAGAGGATCGGCAAGTGA